The following nucleotide sequence is from uncultured Roseateles sp..
CGGCCAGGTCGGCCTGCAGGTGGAACCGCGCGATGCGGTGGGCAGCAAGATCTTCGTCGATGGCAACAGCGCCGCGGCGCTGGGCTGCGTGTACGGCGGCGCCACGGTGGCGGCCTGGTACCCGATCACGCCATCGAGCTCGGTGGCCGAGGCCTTCCAGAAATACTGTGCCAAGTACCGGGTCGACAAGGCCACCGGCACCCACCATTACGCCATCGTGCAGGCCGAGGACGAGATCGCCTCGATAGGCATGGTGGTCGGCGCCGGCTGGAATGGCGCGCGGGCCTTTACCGCCACCTCGGGGCCCGGCGTATCGCTGATGACCGAGTTCATCGGCCTGGCCTACTTCGCCGAGATTCCGGTGACCATCATCAATGTGCAGCGCGGCGGGCCCAGCACCGGCATGCCCACGCGCACCCAGCAGGCCGATCTCTTGAGCTGCGCCTATGCCTCGCATGGCGACACCAAGCACGTGCTGCTGTTCCCCGAAGACCCGAAGGAATGCTTCGACCACGCGGCGGCCGCACTCGATCTGGCGGACCGCCTGCAGACCCCGGTGTTCCTGATGACCGATCTGGACATAGGCATGAACCAGCGCCTCAGCGAGCCGTTCGAGTGGGACGATGAGCGGCGCCTGGACCGCGGCAAGGTGATGACGGCCGAAGAGCTGGAGGCCGGCCGCGACTTCGGCCGCTACAAGGATGTCGATGGTGACGGCATTCCCTGGCGCACCTTGCCCGGCACGCACCCGAGCAAGGGCGCCTACTTCACCCGCGGCACGACGCGCGACGCCTATGCCCGCTACTCCGAGGCCGGGCCGGACTATCTGTACAACGTGCACCGCCTGCTGACCAAATTCGACACCGCCGCCCAGCTGGTGCCACAGCCGGTGCTGCGCCGCTCGGAGCAGCCCACGCGCCTGGGCGTGCTGTATTTCGGCTCCACCAGCCCGGCAATGGGCGAGGCGCTGGAGGCCCTGAGCGAGGCCGGCATCCATGTCGACGCGATGCGGCTGCGGGCCTTTCCGTTTCCCGAGTCGGTGGCGCAATTCATTGCCGCCCATGACAGCACCTTTGTCGTCGAGCAGAACCGCGACGGCCAGCTGCGCACGATGCTGATCAACGAGCTGGAGATCAACCCGGCGGCCTTGATCGCCGTGCTGCACTACGACGGCACGCCTATCACCGCGCGCTTCATCACCGCGGCGATCACGCGCCAGGTGCATGCGATGGCCGTCAAGCCGCTGCGCCAGGTTGGCTCGGATGACTGAGAGAACAAGATGACCTATCTCGCCAAACCGAAACTGCACCACCCGACCCTGGCCCGCAACAGGGTCGGCTACACGCGGCGCGACTACGAGGGTCGGGTCTCGACGCTGTGCGCCGGCTGCGGCCATGACTCGATCTCGGCGGCCATCATCCTGGCCTGCTGGGAGCTGGATGTCGAGCCGCACCGCGTCGCCAAGCTGTCCGGCATAGGCTGTAGCAGCAAGACACCGGACTATTTTCTCGGCGCCTCGCACGGCTTCAACACCGTGCACGGCCGCATGCCCTCGGTGTTGACCGGCGCCAACTTGGCCAACCGCGATCTGCTGTACCTGGGCGTGTCGGGTGACGGCGATTCGGCCTCTATCGGCCTGGGCCAGTTCGCCCATGTGATGCGCCGCGGCGTGAACATGGTCTACATCGTCGAGAACAACGGCGTCTACGGCCTGACCAAGGGCCAGTTCTCGGCCACGGCCGACCGGGGCTCCAAGTCCAAGAAGGGCGTGATCAATCCCGATGCCCCGGTGGACCTGATAGGCATGGCCCTGCAGCTCGGTGCCACCTATGTGGCGCGCAGCTTCTCGGGCGACAAGGAGCAGCTGGTGCCGTTGATCAAGGGGGCGATCGCGCACCGGGGTGCGGCCTTCATCGACGTCATCAGCCCCTGCGTGGCTTTCAACAACCATGCCGGCAGCACGCGCAGCTATGACTATGTGCGTGAGCACAATGAGGCGGTGAGCCGCATCGACTTCATCAGCCCGCGCGACGAGATCACGGCCGAGGTCGAGCCTGGGGGTTATGTCGATGTCGAGCAGCACGATGGCACCGTCCTGCGCCTGCGCAAGCTGCATGCCGACTACGATCCGACCGACCGCGTGGCGGCCATGTCCCATGTGCAGGCGCTGCAGGCCCGAGGCGAGGTGGTGACCGGCCTGCTTTACGTCGAGGCCGAGGCCGGCGATCTGCATGAGGCGCTGAACACCTCGGCTCGGCCCTTGAATGCGCTGGACGAAGCGGTGCTGTGCCCCGGCGAGGCGGCGCTGGCCAAACTCAACGCCAGCCTGCGCTGAACAGCCGAACAGCTACAGTCAGTTGGGGTCGGAGCTACCGAGGGTACCCGTCAGGTCCAACCCACAATGGACTAGAGCTTGCCGCTGCAGTTCGGTGCCCCACACCGGCAGCGTAAGCGGCCCTCATGGTGGCTCTCGCCGTAGTGCACGGTGACTTCTTCGCCAACTTCGATATCGCGCAGCGCATAGAACTCGACCCGGCCCTGGCGTATGCGCAGCACGGCGTTCGGGCCGCAGCTGTGGTTGATCTGCCGCACCGCGTCGGTGGAATCGGTCGCATCGATGGCGCGCTTGTCGCTGATCTCGACGATGTGGATGCGCTCCCGGCCCTTGGCCCGGCGCCGCGCCTCGGTGACCGAGATGCTCTCGCCGCGCAGCTCGCCGAGCTTGCGCCGTGCCGGTATCGCCTCGGCGGCGAACACGCCCAGACCATCGATGACCGACGGAGCCACCGTCAGCGCAAAGCGTGCCG
It contains:
- a CDS encoding 2-oxoacid:ferredoxin oxidoreductase subunit beta, which translates into the protein MTYLAKPKLHHPTLARNRVGYTRRDYEGRVSTLCAGCGHDSISAAIILACWELDVEPHRVAKLSGIGCSSKTPDYFLGASHGFNTVHGRMPSVLTGANLANRDLLYLGVSGDGDSASIGLGQFAHVMRRGVNMVYIVENNGVYGLTKGQFSATADRGSKSKKGVINPDAPVDLIGMALQLGATYVARSFSGDKEQLVPLIKGAIAHRGAAFIDVISPCVAFNNHAGSTRSYDYVREHNEAVSRIDFISPRDEITAEVEPGGYVDVEQHDGTVLRLRKLHADYDPTDRVAAMSHVQALQARGEVVTGLLYVEAEAGDLHEALNTSARPLNALDEAVLCPGEAALAKLNASLR
- a CDS encoding SET domain-containing protein-lysine N-methyltransferase; this encodes MPRLTDIATAPSSAESKPTRIKGQVQPAARFALTVAPSVIDGLGVFAAEAIPARRKLGELRGESISVTEARRRAKGRERIHIVEISDKRAIDATDSTDAVRQINHSCGPNAVLRIRQGRVEFYALRDIEVGEEVTVHYGESHHEGRLRCRCGAPNCSGKL
- a CDS encoding 2-oxoacid:acceptor oxidoreductase subunit alpha is translated as MKRLEAVNDFVIKFANVNGSGSASANELFAKAILRMGVPVSPRNIFPSNIQGLPTWYEVRVSEAGFLGRRGGIDMMVAMNPQTWGADVAELEPGGYLFYDSTKPLPKSAFRDDVHVIGMPLTAICNATYDDPRQRQLFKNIVYVGALSVLLNIDAEQIRKLFSEQYLGKEKLLASNMQALQLGRDFAQEHLAGQVGLQVEPRDAVGSKIFVDGNSAAALGCVYGGATVAAWYPITPSSSVAEAFQKYCAKYRVDKATGTHHYAIVQAEDEIASIGMVVGAGWNGARAFTATSGPGVSLMTEFIGLAYFAEIPVTIINVQRGGPSTGMPTRTQQADLLSCAYASHGDTKHVLLFPEDPKECFDHAAAALDLADRLQTPVFLMTDLDIGMNQRLSEPFEWDDERRLDRGKVMTAEELEAGRDFGRYKDVDGDGIPWRTLPGTHPSKGAYFTRGTTRDAYARYSEAGPDYLYNVHRLLTKFDTAAQLVPQPVLRRSEQPTRLGVLYFGSTSPAMGEALEALSEAGIHVDAMRLRAFPFPESVAQFIAAHDSTFVVEQNRDGQLRTMLINELEINPAALIAVLHYDGTPITARFITAAITRQVHAMAVKPLRQVGSDD